One region of Candidatus Margulisiibacteriota bacterium genomic DNA includes:
- a CDS encoding HAMP domain-containing histidine kinase → MKIKIEKLQAYIAIKWGLVLISSPALIFGLLIGGVSAAEFLFLSLLLILSSAINFYLFYLERKTDFSRKRLYAPVFFDIFLIILAINYSGGIESGWLYLPAVFILVVSMIFPLYQSLAYTAFAYLLLVALFLAQYFNVMPHHAMISGLQLPWRAQGFFVDRLSSYFALYFLTALAGSLLNRQIEKGLQQATLSQTESENSRRALMNIASDLKSAQQDLESRVKERTASLEKIKAELELKVRARTADLENSRKAILHMMKDLKEDIKKLREVDQIKTEFLSMISHELRTPLTLIKGYVSLLLAGKIGPLSSEQMKTVNIVARQGEHLQTMIESILDISRLEIGKPIPLIKAPMSIKLTLERTIEAIKLQADEKKIELAADISGFLPTIIGDETKIKRLFINILGNALKFTPEGGKITVNAFVDDSQVKVEVIDNGIGISQENLGKLFEKFFQADSSITRTAGGMGMGLAIAKELVELHGGKIKAESAGPGKGSKFTFSLPINSL, encoded by the coding sequence ATGAAAATTAAAATTGAAAAGCTTCAAGCTTATATCGCCATTAAATGGGGATTGGTCCTGATCTCTTCTCCGGCGTTAATCTTCGGCTTATTGATCGGGGGAGTGTCGGCCGCAGAGTTCTTGTTCCTTTCCTTGCTGCTTATTTTAAGTTCCGCGATAAACTTCTACCTGTTTTATTTGGAGCGGAAGACCGACTTCTCCAGAAAAAGATTGTACGCGCCTGTGTTCTTTGATATTTTTCTGATCATTCTCGCGATCAATTACAGCGGGGGGATCGAAAGCGGCTGGCTCTATCTTCCGGCGGTCTTTATTTTGGTCGTCAGCATGATCTTTCCTCTTTATCAAAGCCTCGCTTACACTGCCTTTGCCTACCTGCTCTTGGTCGCCCTTTTTCTGGCGCAATATTTCAATGTTATGCCGCATCATGCGATGATCTCAGGCCTGCAGCTCCCCTGGCGCGCCCAAGGCTTTTTTGTCGACCGGTTGTCCAGTTATTTCGCTCTTTATTTTTTAACCGCTTTAGCCGGCAGCCTGCTGAACCGGCAGATCGAGAAAGGACTGCAGCAGGCAACCCTCTCCCAGACAGAATCGGAAAACTCCAGGCGGGCGCTGATGAACATCGCCAGCGACCTGAAAAGCGCCCAACAAGATCTGGAGTCCAGGGTTAAAGAACGGACCGCTTCGCTGGAAAAAATAAAAGCCGAGCTGGAACTCAAGGTCAGAGCCAGGACAGCCGACCTGGAAAACAGCCGAAAAGCGATCCTGCACATGATGAAAGACCTGAAAGAAGACATCAAAAAACTGCGAGAAGTCGACCAGATCAAAACCGAGTTCCTCTCCATGATCTCCCACGAACTGCGGACCCCCCTCACCCTGATCAAAGGATACGTCTCGCTCCTTCTGGCAGGAAAGATCGGGCCCCTTTCGTCCGAACAGATGAAAACGGTCAATATTGTCGCCCGACAAGGGGAGCACCTGCAGACCATGATCGAAAGCATCCTCGATATTTCACGGCTTGAGATCGGCAAACCGATCCCTTTAATCAAGGCCCCGATGTCAATCAAGCTTACTCTGGAAAGAACGATCGAAGCGATAAAACTGCAGGCCGACGAAAAGAAGATCGAGCTGGCAGCGGATATCTCCGGTTTTCTCCCCACGATCATCGGCGATGAGACCAAGATCAAACGGCTCTTTATTAACATCCTGGGGAACGCACTGAAGTTCACCCCCGAAGGTGGAAAGATCACAGTAAACGCCTTTGTTGATGATTCCCAGGTGAAGGTAGAAGTGATCGACAACGGGATCGGCATCAGCCAGGAAAACTTGGGGAAATTATTTGAAAAGTTCTTTCAGGCGGACAGCTCAATTACCCGAACAGCCGGCGGAATGGGAATGGGACTGGCGATCGCCAAGGAACTGGTCGAACTGCACGGCGGTAAAATTAAAGCTGAATCGGCCGGGCCCGGAAAGGGAAGCAAATTTACCTTTTCCCTGCCGATCAATTCTTTATAG
- a CDS encoding radical SAM protein, translating into MSKTCNYYITLRCNDACEFCRVWTEQEQFVETTDHEKIFREMRIRGGRKVFITGGEPLLRADLPEILRQGRKNNFWVGLMTNGILYQEVGRELKGLAHAIYFALDYPIMEEHDRSRGVECFNQVVPAIEYARSLGETAIIQYTMTRDSVRFLPEMVDLAKRLGVYLNLSPVYDYYGTQGFEKVTIAHILYFARRKHVLVNRAALEFIKRGGNNLIFPRCLAEETTLTVMPDGQFVKPCFYNRGGRQGREAACSSCMRWPYMLPSFSQRPDRYYWLNLYSRFDAWRKGANI; encoded by the coding sequence ATGTCAAAAACCTGCAATTATTATATAACCCTGCGCTGTAACGATGCCTGCGAGTTTTGCCGTGTTTGGACGGAACAGGAGCAGTTCGTTGAAACGACCGACCATGAGAAAATATTCAGGGAAATGCGGATCCGGGGAGGGAGAAAAGTTTTTATTACCGGAGGGGAGCCGCTGCTGCGGGCCGACCTGCCGGAAATATTGCGTCAGGGGCGAAAAAATAATTTTTGGGTCGGTTTAATGACCAACGGGATCCTTTACCAGGAAGTCGGCCGGGAGCTGAAAGGGTTGGCGCATGCCATATATTTTGCGCTTGATTATCCGATCATGGAAGAACACGATCGGAGCCGGGGAGTGGAATGCTTTAACCAGGTCGTGCCGGCGATCGAATATGCCAGAAGCCTTGGGGAAACCGCGATCATTCAATATACCATGACCAGGGACAGCGTCCGTTTCCTTCCGGAAATGGTTGATTTGGCAAAAAGGCTGGGGGTATATTTAAATCTTTCCCCGGTCTATGATTATTATGGGACACAGGGTTTTGAGAAAGTGACCATTGCCCATATTTTGTATTTTGCCAGGCGGAAGCATGTTTTGGTCAACCGGGCAGCGCTGGAATTTATCAAGCGGGGCGGGAATAATCTGATTTTCCCCCGCTGTTTGGCCGAAGAGACGACCTTGACCGTCATGCCCGATGGGCAGTTCGTTAAACCCTGTTTTTACAATCGGGGAGGACGGCAGGGTCGGGAAGCGGCCTGCTCGTCTTGCATGCGCTGGCCGTATATGTTACCATCCTTTAGCCAAAGGCCGGATCGCTACTATTGGTTGAATCTGTATTCGAGATTCGACGCTTGGCGAAAAGGAGCAAATATATGA
- a CDS encoding glycosyltransferase family 4 protein, whose amino-acid sequence MKIVMLSPYFFPHTGGTEKYVRDLSTALIKEGHEVTVITNNLPKAKNAPARETLPEGIKVIRLDAVDMFSYLPVSTQFNLKMLEGFDIVHVHVPAFSFLRSVAGKIKQPLIVTYHCDVTVSEKYFGVPVPQWLVPLFEGANNLYARMLLAKADTIYNTTETYASTSPVMKNVPHKVIPIGIFSDKIDEIQKKLNLTPDKKNPRQILFLGRLAGNKGCDYLVKAMPKVLEKFPDTKLVICGDGEEKAHILDLVTQFNIGPAITFLGTATFDKLVELYYTSIAYIFPSINRLEAFGIVQLEAMANYTAIVASDIPGPNAVMDVGQSGLLVPKQDPDALAAAICQILADPEKAKAMGRHGRQQVETKYSWKTIVQQVIGIYNELLAKKNK is encoded by the coding sequence ATGAAGATCGTGATGCTTTCCCCGTATTTTTTCCCTCACACCGGCGGTACCGAGAAATATGTCCGGGATCTTTCCACCGCGCTGATCAAAGAAGGTCACGAGGTAACGGTCATCACCAATAATTTGCCCAAAGCCAAGAACGCGCCGGCCCGGGAAACACTGCCGGAAGGGATCAAAGTTATCCGGCTTGACGCGGTCGATATGTTCAGTTATCTGCCGGTCAGCACCCAATTCAACCTGAAAATGCTGGAAGGCTTCGATATCGTTCACGTTCACGTGCCGGCTTTCAGCTTTCTCCGTTCGGTCGCCGGCAAGATCAAGCAGCCTTTGATCGTGACCTACCATTGCGACGTTACTGTTTCGGAAAAGTATTTCGGCGTTCCTGTTCCGCAATGGCTTGTCCCGTTATTTGAGGGGGCCAATAACCTTTACGCCAGGATGCTGTTGGCCAAGGCGGACACGATCTACAATACGACCGAAACCTACGCCTCAACCTCGCCGGTCATGAAAAATGTTCCGCACAAAGTTATTCCGATCGGGATATTTTCCGATAAGATCGACGAGATACAGAAAAAACTTAATCTGACGCCGGACAAGAAAAATCCCCGGCAGATCCTTTTTCTTGGCCGGTTGGCGGGGAACAAGGGGTGCGATTATCTGGTTAAGGCGATGCCAAAAGTGCTGGAAAAATTCCCTGACACCAAGCTGGTCATTTGCGGCGATGGGGAAGAGAAGGCCCATATTTTAGACCTGGTGACCCAATTTAATATTGGTCCGGCGATCACTTTCCTGGGAACGGCGACCTTTGACAAATTGGTCGAGCTCTATTACACTTCGATCGCTTACATTTTTCCGTCGATCAATCGGCTGGAAGCTTTTGGGATCGTCCAGCTGGAAGCGATGGCTAACTACACCGCGATTGTCGCCTCCGATATCCCTGGCCCGAACGCCGTAATGGATGTCGGCCAGTCCGGCTTGCTTGTGCCTAAACAGGACCCTGACGCGCTGGCCGCCGCGATCTGCCAGATCCTGGCCGATCCGGAAAAAGCCAAGGCGATGGGACGCCACGGCCGCCAGCAGGTCGAGACCAAATACAGCTGGAAGACCATCGTTCAACAAGTCATAGGGATCTACAACGAACTTTTGGCGAAAAAAAATAAATGA
- a CDS encoding S-layer homology domain-containing protein, translated as MFKLIINLLLLFVLTGAALGQTDEVKIKDLPADHWAYSAVYDLIRLGVTKGFPDGTYRGDQPITRYETALFLSKIADSLEGKDFEKKLGDLRDQIVELKRRPKSNDEMEVAGQYASRWEAGNVLATKGAKPGTLGNYRLMVTASREFSEGAGIKINLDTMDYGFYDDGTGAAGRGKLVPELMDVESRIKLEPVEVKVILGPGPKRHIADPTGSVPSDIGVTYLRPDSGVLAITQLYGAEIKGGFYSRPQGDFSGKVNSSLLTGSVGFNLNVVKLELTGDYLSSGSFSVADRTARAKVAVTAPFGEKVTASGTVGFGTEKKRMMVAGSVSLNDPWDTGTVFTVQAAKIGAEYISPAFVEDRFDFAGYDNFNRPLENGTVNFGGKLVQLVAENARLFGRGDIRVGSDLKYTGDLARFTAEGGIIYSLSPNIDLDAAYRVHQDMQLGDASDLAAVGLMYRF; from the coding sequence ATGTTTAAATTAATAATTAATTTGTTGCTTTTATTTGTTTTAACCGGCGCCGCGCTGGGGCAAACCGATGAGGTTAAGATCAAAGACCTGCCGGCAGACCATTGGGCCTATTCGGCAGTTTACGACCTGATCCGGCTTGGGGTGACCAAAGGCTTTCCAGACGGGACCTACCGCGGTGATCAACCGATCACCCGCTACGAAACCGCGCTTTTTTTGTCGAAAATAGCCGACTCTTTAGAGGGGAAGGATTTTGAAAAGAAATTGGGCGATCTCCGCGATCAGATCGTTGAACTTAAGCGGCGGCCAAAGTCAAATGACGAGATGGAAGTTGCCGGCCAATATGCCAGCAGATGGGAAGCGGGGAATGTCCTGGCGACCAAAGGAGCGAAACCGGGAACCCTGGGTAATTACCGGTTGATGGTGACCGCCTCCCGCGAGTTTAGCGAGGGGGCCGGGATAAAGATCAACCTTGATACGATGGATTATGGTTTCTATGACGACGGGACCGGGGCGGCCGGCCGCGGAAAGCTGGTCCCCGAGCTCATGGATGTTGAATCAAGGATCAAATTGGAGCCTGTCGAAGTCAAGGTGATCCTTGGTCCGGGGCCAAAACGGCACATCGCCGATCCGACCGGCTCCGTTCCGAGCGACATTGGGGTTACTTATCTCCGGCCGGACAGCGGGGTTTTGGCGATCACTCAATTATATGGCGCGGAAATAAAAGGTGGTTTTTACTCCCGTCCCCAGGGAGACTTTTCCGGCAAGGTTAATTCCAGCCTGTTGACCGGCTCCGTCGGTTTCAACCTTAATGTTGTTAAATTGGAGCTGACCGGCGATTATCTCTCGTCAGGATCTTTTTCTGTTGCTGACCGGACGGCCAGGGCCAAGGTCGCGGTTACCGCTCCGTTTGGTGAAAAAGTCACCGCCAGCGGGACGGTCGGGTTCGGCACCGAAAAAAAGAGAATGATGGTCGCGGGGAGCGTCTCTTTGAACGATCCCTGGGATACCGGAACGGTTTTTACCGTTCAGGCGGCCAAGATCGGCGCCGAATACATCAGTCCGGCTTTTGTCGAAGATCGGTTTGATTTTGCCGGCTATGATAATTTCAACCGCCCGCTGGAGAACGGGACGGTTAATTTCGGCGGCAAGCTGGTCCAGCTGGTGGCTGAAAATGCCAGGCTTTTTGGCCGGGGGGACATCAGGGTGGGGAGCGACTTGAAATATACGGGAGACCTGGCCCGTTTCACCGCGGAAGGCGGGATCATCTATTCTCTTTCCCCGAATATCGACCTTGATGCCGCTTACCGGGTCCATCAAGATATGCAGCTTGGCGACGCGTCAGACCTGGCGGCGGTCGGATTGATGTACCGTTTTTAA
- a CDS encoding NAD-dependent epimerase/dehydratase family protein has product MRILVTGGAGFIGSNIVDCYLDAGHEVAVLDNISTGKKENLNPKAVFFQNDLRDQALSGIIADFKPELINHLAAQIDVRKSVTDPIFNAEINELGTLNLLNAARDAKVGKIIFSSTGGALYGEVKEPNGAAEDHPMEPISPYAITKRSVEMYLHAYSQLYGLKYTVLRYGNVYGPRQDPLGEAGVIAIFCGKIKKKEVPTIYGDGEQLRDYIYVGEVARANLIALTKGDNRLFNIGTGVGTSVNQLYGILKEQFKFDQAAVYAPPRAGELFRSVLDCRLAKKELNWQAACDIKEGLKRTVAWYYA; this is encoded by the coding sequence ATGAGGATCCTGGTTACCGGAGGGGCCGGATTTATCGGCTCAAACATAGTCGACTGTTATCTAGACGCTGGGCATGAAGTTGCTGTCCTGGATAATATTTCGACCGGCAAGAAGGAGAACCTCAACCCCAAAGCGGTTTTTTTTCAGAATGATCTGCGGGACCAGGCCCTCTCCGGGATAATTGCTGATTTCAAGCCGGAATTGATCAACCATCTGGCGGCCCAGATCGATGTCAGAAAATCGGTCACTGACCCGATCTTTAACGCTGAAATAAACGAACTTGGGACGCTCAACCTCCTTAACGCCGCCCGGGACGCTAAGGTCGGAAAAATTATCTTTTCATCGACCGGCGGAGCTCTTTACGGCGAGGTCAAAGAACCAAACGGGGCGGCGGAAGACCACCCCATGGAGCCGATCTCCCCTTACGCGATCACTAAGCGCTCGGTTGAGATGTATCTGCACGCTTATTCACAGCTTTATGGTTTAAAATATACGGTCCTCCGTTACGGCAATGTCTATGGCCCGCGCCAGGACCCGCTGGGAGAAGCCGGGGTGATCGCTATTTTCTGCGGGAAAATAAAAAAGAAAGAAGTCCCGACGATCTATGGCGACGGTGAGCAATTACGGGATTATATTTATGTTGGAGAGGTTGCCAGAGCCAATCTCATCGCTTTAACAAAAGGGGATAACCGGTTATTTAACATTGGGACCGGGGTAGGGACATCGGTCAACCAGCTTTATGGTATTCTAAAAGAGCAGTTCAAATTTGATCAAGCGGCCGTTTACGCCCCGCCGCGGGCGGGCGAGCTTTTTCGCAGTGTCCTTGACTGCCGCCTGGCCAAAAAAGAACTTAACTGGCAAGCCGCCTGCGATATTAAAGAAGGGTTGAAGCGAACGGTCGCCTGGTATTACGCTTAA
- a CDS encoding ketoacyl-ACP synthase III: protein MTSTILPVEVLGTGYYVPPNIVTNHDYELKYGVSPEWIKQVTGVEKRHIATPDLACSDLARPAAELALKNAGLGPEEIDLIILTSMGPDFASPPTSAIVQGQIGAINAGAFDLDCACLGFPWAFFVAANLINSGGFNKIMLISSELGSRCSNYNDPNSFVLLGDGAGAAIIGKSRGQGKGILSHYFKTDGKQADVASIRAWGSRHSRLTPEEIDNFAFNMQGKKIYKFATAALPEVIDKLVGLAKIAKSELSLVIPHQANRRIIEAARKRSGLPEESFFINIQDFGNTGSATIAIAFAQAAEQQRLIPGKKIILAGFGAGLSWGGILVQT, encoded by the coding sequence ATGACATCCACGATCCTGCCGGTTGAGGTCCTTGGAACAGGTTATTATGTTCCACCCAATATCGTCACCAATCATGATTACGAGTTGAAGTACGGCGTCTCCCCGGAATGGATCAAACAGGTGACCGGGGTTGAAAAAAGGCATATCGCCACCCCCGACCTGGCCTGCTCCGACCTGGCCCGCCCGGCGGCCGAGCTCGCCCTCAAGAATGCCGGGCTGGGCCCCGAAGAGATCGACCTGATCATCCTGACCTCAATGGGACCGGACTTTGCCTCTCCCCCGACATCCGCCATTGTCCAGGGGCAGATTGGCGCGATCAACGCCGGCGCGTTCGACCTTGACTGCGCCTGCCTCGGTTTCCCCTGGGCCTTTTTTGTCGCCGCCAACCTGATCAATTCAGGCGGGTTCAACAAGATCATGCTTATCAGCTCCGAGCTCGGCTCGCGCTGTTCCAATTATAACGACCCCAACAGTTTTGTTCTGCTGGGTGACGGGGCCGGGGCGGCGATCATCGGGAAAAGTCGCGGCCAGGGTAAAGGAATTCTCTCCCATTATTTTAAAACTGACGGCAAACAGGCCGACGTCGCTTCGATCAGGGCCTGGGGATCGCGTCATTCACGCCTGACCCCGGAAGAGATAGACAACTTTGCCTTCAACATGCAAGGAAAAAAGATCTATAAATTCGCGACCGCGGCCCTGCCGGAAGTCATCGATAAGCTTGTCGGACTGGCCAAGATCGCCAAGTCCGAACTTTCCCTGGTGATCCCCCACCAGGCCAACCGCCGTATTATAGAAGCGGCCAGAAAAAGAAGCGGCTTGCCCGAGGAATCTTTTTTCATTAATATTCAGGATTTTGGCAACACCGGATCGGCGACCATTGCCATTGCCTTTGCTCAAGCAGCGGAACAGCAGCGGCTCATCCCCGGCAAGAAAATTATCCTGGCCGGCTTTGGCGCCGGACTTTCCTGGGGAGGGATCCTTGTTCAAACTTAA
- a CDS encoding S-layer homology domain-containing protein: MMIKKLTIIFLMLSPFLLLPVPSVFAFSDDGDVYRLKDVPYGHYAYGAVARLLELGVTKGFPDDTYQGHKPLSRYEGAAFLTKFETAEDKLQAEHEKLLAELRAEVNLLKIPKKENLFSFRGMMDGEVRSGQVGGASNSQFSYRLALDLDQKFDESSGLKIGFDSMDSGFNNAQRDLVRELLAVEGWIKFNGSTLTVSSGPGDVVHLSDPLFPSENGTVYRRLKRGVKLATSYRNTAFGVEYLARSSDPTGLVSEEELSFPLLQNFRGFKVGINPRLFVNGERKAAHFDLTVRAAPTANLRYELLIGAGRLTDFDQGLYFKGELSLWNKLTLIGQKIGGLHRGEGYYPIYDTFSHPLSDGAYELGFRYWHEFNNYYLLLAGDQVGPGSNQIAELTLGNKLSAYSMLELKYRLAGGVIASSIAQLGLKTVF; the protein is encoded by the coding sequence GTGATGATAAAAAAACTGACAATTATTTTTCTGATGCTCTCCCCGTTCTTGTTGTTGCCCGTCCCTTCTGTTTTTGCTTTTTCTGACGACGGTGATGTTTATCGGCTAAAAGATGTCCCTTATGGGCACTATGCTTATGGCGCGGTTGCCCGGCTGCTTGAGCTTGGAGTGACCAAAGGATTTCCCGACGATACTTATCAGGGGCATAAACCGCTTTCGCGCTACGAGGGGGCGGCCTTTTTAACCAAATTCGAGACCGCCGAAGACAAGCTCCAGGCCGAACATGAAAAGCTTTTGGCCGAGCTCCGCGCCGAGGTGAATTTGCTGAAAATTCCCAAAAAAGAAAACCTCTTTTCTTTTAGAGGGATGATGGACGGTGAGGTCAGATCGGGGCAGGTTGGGGGAGCCTCCAATAGCCAGTTCAGCTACCGCCTGGCTTTGGACCTGGACCAGAAGTTTGATGAAAGTTCCGGACTGAAGATCGGCTTTGATTCGATGGATAGCGGGTTCAACAATGCCCAGCGCGATCTGGTGAGGGAGCTGCTGGCCGTTGAAGGGTGGATAAAATTCAACGGGTCGACCTTGACCGTTAGTTCCGGGCCGGGGGATGTTGTCCATTTAAGTGATCCCCTTTTTCCATCAGAAAATGGAACAGTTTATCGACGGTTGAAAAGAGGGGTTAAACTCGCGACCAGCTACCGCAATACCGCTTTTGGGGTGGAATATCTGGCAAGGAGCAGTGATCCGACCGGTCTGGTCTCAGAAGAAGAGCTCTCTTTTCCGCTTTTGCAAAACTTTCGCGGATTTAAGGTGGGGATTAATCCCAGGTTGTTCGTTAACGGCGAGCGGAAAGCCGCTCATTTTGACCTGACCGTTAGAGCCGCGCCGACCGCCAACCTGCGCTATGAACTGCTTATCGGAGCTGGCCGTCTGACCGATTTTGATCAAGGTTTGTATTTCAAAGGAGAATTGTCTCTCTGGAACAAACTGACCCTGATCGGACAAAAGATCGGCGGCCTGCATCGGGGAGAAGGCTATTATCCGATCTACGATACTTTCAGCCACCCCTTAAGCGACGGGGCGTATGAGCTTGGTTTCCGCTATTGGCATGAATTCAACAATTATTATCTATTATTAGCCGGAGACCAGGTCGGCCCCGGATCCAATCAGATAGCGGAATTGACCCTGGGGAATAAATTATCGGCATATTCCATGCTGGAATTGAAATATCGATTGGCCGGAGGGGTGATTGCGTCTTCGATCGCGCAATTAGGGTTGAAAACAGTCTTTTAA
- a CDS encoding GAF domain-containing protein has translation MGHYLTTFFSGLITLSLGIFVFYFSTNKDIKPKFLVFCLAIAGWNFAGSIMEFQVHRHIVPFLASRISIAFASLVFPAFLDFVFSFPKKDDDQKKTYFIYLFYLLGVISAVISLTSGYVQQFIFDQGGGVLRVFRPSFLYFVLFAIASLLYGLYLLVKKYLAVRSRADRSRLNYLILGIASGFSFAVIFSIILPTIKINRFFYLGELGPLAFVGLTTYGILKYRLMNIVLVLKKTTAYSLITTGITFIYLALIISFEMLFRSIYSGQYSIWMALPAALVIAITFIPMRNYFQGITDQLFFRQSIEYRKILREVTHAISSVTDLKVLFRLIDQTVVRVMCIKTVSVLLLEEKQGHYVVEKTNGLPKTFEGVSLKKDNPLIVYLNEIKEPVRLDELREQFYDQPGKEERGKLAEIIKELENLSSAVAVPSFVKNRLVGVLTLGEKLSEEPYNQEDIELISTMASEAGIAIENAKLYRDIVETKDYLNSIIQNSDDAIFTLDLDGTVLTWNSGAEKIFGRPPVFLSQSETQEFVGRISAGEEIKALEVGINTRERGRVDLLLSCSPIKGAEEKMIGASLILKDISGLKKVDQTKREFLSIVSHELRTPLTPIKGYVSILLQGNIGPLEPRQKNALETVLKNTNHLQDLIESIIDISRLEAGKPLETEKEPFFLEKMIKESVDNAAPSFTAKGIGLSFDHHDGDIAVIGDRKKITQVMDNLLGNSLKFTPAGGAVKVTMNREEGGVRITVSDTGIGLDGKNLFKIFERFFQVDSSYTRATGGIGMGLAIAKEVVEAHGGRIWAESEGPGHGSKFIFTLPLS, from the coding sequence ATGGGACATTATTTGACCACCTTTTTTTCCGGACTGATAACCCTCTCCCTGGGAATATTTGTCTTTTATTTTTCCACCAATAAAGACATCAAGCCCAAGTTCCTTGTTTTCTGCTTAGCGATCGCCGGCTGGAATTTTGCCGGCAGCATCATGGAATTCCAGGTTCATCGTCACATCGTTCCTTTTCTCGCCTCAAGAATAAGCATCGCTTTCGCTTCTCTGGTTTTTCCCGCCTTCCTGGACTTTGTCTTTTCCTTTCCCAAAAAAGATGACGATCAGAAAAAAACTTATTTTATTTATCTTTTTTATCTTTTAGGGGTTATTTCCGCCGTCATCTCCTTAACTTCTGGTTATGTTCAACAGTTCATCTTTGACCAAGGAGGAGGGGTCCTGCGGGTCTTCCGGCCCAGCTTCTTATATTTTGTCCTATTTGCCATTGCCAGCCTTTTATACGGCTTATATCTGCTGGTCAAAAAATACCTGGCGGTTAGAAGCCGGGCTGACCGCTCGCGCCTGAATTATCTGATACTGGGGATCGCTTCGGGTTTTTCTTTTGCCGTTATTTTCAGCATCATTCTGCCGACCATAAAGATAAACCGCTTCTTTTATTTAGGGGAGCTTGGCCCGCTCGCTTTTGTCGGCCTCACCACTTACGGCATCTTAAAGTACCGTTTGATGAACATTGTACTGGTGCTCAAAAAAACTACCGCTTATTCCCTGATCACCACCGGGATAACCTTCATCTATTTAGCGCTCATCATCTCTTTTGAAATGCTGTTCCGGAGCATTTATTCCGGACAGTATTCGATCTGGATGGCCCTGCCGGCAGCGCTGGTCATCGCTATCACTTTTATTCCGATGCGCAATTACTTTCAGGGGATAACCGACCAGCTCTTTTTCCGCCAATCCATTGAATACCGCAAGATCCTCCGGGAAGTGACCCACGCCATCTCTTCGGTCACCGACCTTAAGGTCCTCTTTCGGCTCATTGACCAGACGGTGGTCAGGGTAATGTGCATTAAAACCGTTTCGGTCCTGTTGCTGGAAGAAAAACAGGGCCATTATGTGGTAGAAAAGACCAACGGCTTGCCTAAAACGTTTGAAGGGGTCTCTTTGAAGAAAGACAACCCTCTTATTGTTTACCTGAACGAGATTAAAGAGCCTGTCCGGCTCGATGAATTACGGGAACAATTCTATGACCAGCCAGGCAAAGAAGAAAGGGGAAAACTGGCGGAGATCATTAAAGAACTGGAAAATCTTTCCTCGGCGGTTGCGGTCCCCTCTTTCGTTAAAAACAGGCTGGTTGGCGTATTAACGCTGGGAGAAAAATTGTCCGAAGAACCGTACAACCAGGAAGATATTGAATTGATCTCAACCATGGCCTCGGAAGCCGGGATTGCCATCGAGAACGCCAAGCTCTACCGCGACATCGTCGAAACCAAGGATTATCTCAATTCAATCATCCAAAACAGCGACGACGCGATCTTCACCCTCGATCTGGACGGCACCGTCCTCACCTGGAATTCCGGAGCGGAAAAGATCTTCGGCCGCCCTCCGGTCTTCCTTAGCCAAAGCGAAACCCAGGAGTTTGTCGGCCGGATCAGCGCCGGAGAAGAAATCAAGGCGCTCGAGGTCGGAATCAACACCAGAGAGAGGGGCCGGGTCGATCTGCTATTGTCCTGCTCTCCCATCAAGGGGGCCGAGGAAAAAATGATCGGCGCCTCCCTGATCCTCAAAGATATCAGCGGGCTCAAAAAAGTCGACCAGACCAAGCGGGAATTTCTCTCTATCGTCAGCCACGAACTCCGCACCCCCCTCACCCCGATCAAAGGATATGTCTCCATCCTTCTCCAGGGGAATATCGGCCCGCTGGAACCACGCCAAAAAAACGCCCTAGAAACAGTCCTTAAGAACACCAATCACTTGCAGGATCTGATCGAATCGATCATCGACATCTCCCGCCTTGAGGCCGGCAAGCCCCTGGAAACCGAGAAGGAACCTTTCTTTTTGGAAAAAATGATCAAAGAGAGCGTCGATAACGCCGCCCCTTCTTTCACCGCCAAGGGGATCGGCCTTTCTTTTGATCATCACGACGGGGACATCGCGGTGATCGGCGACCGGAAGAAAATAACCCAGGTCATGGACAATCTCCTCGGCAATTCCTTGAAATTTACTCCGGCCGGAGGAGCGGTCAAAGTCACCATGAACCGAGAAGAAGGGGGCGTCAGGATTACCGTCTCTGATACCGGGATTGGACTGGACGGAAAAAATCTTTTTAAAATATTCGAGCGTTTCTTCCAGGTAGACAGCTCATATACCAGGGCGACCGGCGGGATCGGCATGGGACTGGCGATTGCTAAAGAGGTCGTGGAAGCGCACGGGGGACGAATCTGGGCGGAATCGGAAGGACCGGGACATGGATCGAAATTTATTTTTACCCTGCCGCTTAGTTAA